One segment of Thermococcus profundus DNA contains the following:
- a CDS encoding type II toxin-antitoxin system VapC family toxin: MRRLPKRVVFDPPALVEINRKRNRDILEFILAEFEVFVPFPSLHAYFLGKAYLGRNVEEDLSSFEEIYRTIYPDRDLLIKLVTVESSLIKEGVFMPLEDLLTGVSAIMVEGLLVSTEPERFKPLKKYGLDCVSLEKFFEEVSELAKEEIKKKRLGVEIGTVK, encoded by the coding sequence ATGAGAAGGCTTCCCAAGAGGGTAGTCTTTGACCCACCTGCGCTGGTGGAGATAAACAGGAAAAGAAACCGGGATATCTTAGAGTTTATACTTGCCGAGTTCGAAGTTTTTGTACCTTTTCCCTCCCTCCACGCTTATTTTCTTGGAAAAGCCTACCTTGGTAGGAACGTCGAGGAAGACCTCTCCAGTTTTGAAGAGATTTACCGGACTATTTATCCCGATAGAGACCTGTTGATAAAACTGGTAACTGTAGAATCCTCCCTGATAAAAGAGGGAGTTTTCATGCCCCTAGAGGATCTCCTAACGGGCGTTTCCGCAATAATGGTTGAAGGTCTCCTCGTCTCAACTGAGCCCGAGAGATTCAAACCACTCAAAAAGTACGGCCTTGACTGCGTGAGTCTTGAGAAGTTCTTTGAGGAGGTCAGCGAGCTGGCGAAGGAGGAGATAAAAAAGAAGAGGTTAGGGGTAGAAATTGGCACCGTTAAATAA
- a CDS encoding ribbon-helix-helix domain-containing protein — MKTIAVDEDTWETIKKLKAKLDARSYDEVLRKLIEAWHLVEFDLKTEKVVLDDDEAELIINLIKDREKARERGDTHEKASQEGSL; from the coding sequence ATGAAGACCATAGCGGTTGATGAAGACACTTGGGAAACGATAAAGAAGCTCAAGGCCAAGCTCGACGCACGTTCATACGATGAGGTGCTCAGAAAGCTCATTGAAGCATGGCACCTTGTAGAGTTTGACCTCAAGACGGAAAAGGTTGTCCTCGATGACGACGAAGCGGAGCTCATAATTAATCTTATAAAAGATAGAGAGAAAGCGAGGGAAAGGGGAGATACCCATGAGAAGGCTTCCCAAGAGGGTAGTCTTTGA